The stretch of DNA ACGCCGTGCTCGAACTGCACCAGTCCGAGGCGGTTCGGTGAGCGAACGCCCGGCGGCGTCGCGTGGACGGTTGTCGCAGCGACGACCTCTCCCTGCTGGAGTTGGTAGGAGTCGATCGCCGTCGATCGACACTCCGCGCACCGGTCGCGCGTATAGTACCACCGATTTCCGCACGATTCACAGACGAACGCGTGGTCGACCGGAATTGTTTGAGTCATGGCACCTCTAAGATCGTACAGACCGCGTTGTTTCCGAACCCGGCAACGTTGAGCGCGAGCCCCGTTTCAGGATCGGCGACGCGTCTCTCTTCTGGGGCGTCGCCGCGTAATTGCCAGGTCAGTTCGATCACCTGAGAGACGCCGGTCGCGCCGAGGGGATGACCGCGGGCTTTGAGCCCGCCGCCGGGGTTGACCGGCAGCTGCCCGTCGAGGGACGTTTCGCCGTCCGCCGTCGCCCGCCAGGCGTCGCCGCGGTCGTAAAATCCCAGCTCCTCGAGTTCGAGCAACTCGAGGATCGTGAACGCGTCGTGGATGCAGGCGACGTCGACGTCGTCCCGCGTGATACCGGCATCGGAGAGGGCCTGCTCGCCGGCCCGCTCGACGCTCTCGATCTCGAGGGGGCTCGGTCGCTCGGCGACCGCGTGGGTGCCGGTCGCGCCGGTGATTCCCGCGATTCGAACGTCGTCCCCGGTCGTTTCGAGAACGAGCGCGGCGGCACCGTCGCTCATCGGACAGCAGTCGTACAGCCGAAGGGGTTCCGCGACGGGCGGCGAGTTCAGGGCCGTCTCGAGGGTGATCGACCGCTGGAATTGCGCGTACGGATTCGCCGCGGCGTTGCGGTGGTTCTTGACGGCCACCTGCGCGAGCGCCGACGGATCGACGTCGTACGTCCGCAGGTAGTGATCGGCCGCGAGCCCCGCGAACGACGGTAAGGTGACCCCCTGTGCGTACTCCCGGTCGTGGACGAGGCGGCTGATGAGCTCCGTCGCCACCGCCGTCTCGGCCGACGACATCGTCTCGACGCCGACGACGAGGGCGCACGACGACGCGCCCGCCTCGAGCGCGTGGACGGCCCGAAGGACGGCGCTCGCACCGCTCGCGCTCGTGTTCTCGATCCGATCCGCGATCGCCCCCTCCACGCCGAGGGAGCCACAGAGCGCGTTTTCGATTCCCGTCCGCTCCGCGAACGCTTCGGCCGCCATGTTGCCGACGTGAACGGACGTCACGTCCTTCGGTTCGACGGCGGCGTCGGAGAGGGCCCGCCACGCCGCCCGCTCGGCCAGTTCGAGCACGGCACTCGAACTCTCCGATTCGAAACGCGTCATTCCGACGCCGGTGACGAACGCGTCGGTCATCTCGATCGACCTCGCATCACTCCGTCCCGAACGCGCCGCGATCGGTGAGATCGTTCAGTTCGTCCTCGTCGTAGCCGAGGTCCCGGAAGACGCTCCGCGTGTCTTCTCCCAGTTTCGGGGGCGGCGACTCGAAGCCGCTGCTCGAGCGATCGTACTTCAGCGGGTGCTCGATCACGGGAATCTCGCCGTGTTCGGGGTGTTCGATCGACGTCACCGACTCGCGAGCCGCCGTCTGCTCGTTGTACAGGGCGTCCTCGACGTCGTACACCGGACCTGCCGGAATGCCCGCCTCCTCGACGAGCAGGGTCATCCACTCGTCGGTCGTCAGTTCGCCGAACGTCTTCTCGAGTTCGGTCTCGAGTTCGGCCATGTGTTCGACGCGGTCCGCGTTCGTCTCGAAGCGGTCGTCGTCGGTCAGTTCGGGGCGGTCGATCGCTTCGCACAGGGCCTTCCAGAGCTTCTGGTTGAGGCAGGCGACGTTGAGGTAGCCGTCGGCGGTCTCGAACGTCTGGTAGGGCGCGAGGACCGGATCTTTCGTTCCCATGCGCGAGGGGGAGTCGCCCGCGAACACTTTGCCGGCCTGTTTCGTCAGCCACGGGAGCGCGGCGTCGAGCATGCCGAGATCGATGTACTCACCCTCGCCGGTCCGTTCACGGCGGTACAGGGCGTTCGAGATCCCGAAGGCGGCCCACATTCCCGTGATGAGATCCGTCATCGGGAGCCCGACTTTCACGGGGCGGCGGCCGTCTTCGCCGGTGACGCTCATGATGCCGCTCATGCCCTGGATCATCAGGTCGTAGCCGGGTCGTTCGCGCCACGGCCCCGTCTGGCCGAACGCCGAAATCGCACAGTAGACGATCTCCTCGTTGTGCAAACGGATCGTCTCCTCGTCGACGTCGAGGCGCTCTGCCGTCCCCGGACGGTAGTTCTGGAGGAAGACGTCCGCCTCGCCAGCGAGGTCGTACAGCGCCTCCCGTCCGGCTTCGGTCTTGAGGTCGAGTTCGACGCTCTTCTTGCCGTAGTTGACCGTCCAGAAGTACGGCGACTCGCCGTCGATAAACGGCGGCCCCGAGTGGCGATTATCGTCACCGACGCCGGGCCGTTCGACCTTGATCACCTCTGCGCCCTGATTGGCGAGCATCAGCGAGCAAAAGCCGCCGGTAACGAACGTGGTCAAGTCGACGACTCTCACGCCGTCAAGAATACGATCTCCGGTAGTCATGTGATACCACGACTGATTGTTGTAGCCGGCAAAAAACCTTCCTATCGGAAGTCGACGCCCCTCACTCCAGGACGGCCGTCGGAATCACGTCCACTCGCGTCCCGGCGTCGAGGGCGGCCGTCGTGAGCACGAAGCCGTCGGCGGTCGCCGCGCGCGTACTCGAGGAAAGCACGCTCGGGTCGAACGTCTCTTCGTACACCTCGAGCGGGGAGTCCACGTGCCCGAGCGGCGTGGCGTCCTCGCCCTCGAGCGTGACCGGAATCGCGTACTCGAACCCTTCGGGTCCGAGTCCGACGTCGCGGGTGATCGTTCGCTCGAGCGTCGCCGTCGTTCGATCACCCGTAAACAGCGGGCGGGCGACGAGGGCGGCGATGACGTAGGCTCCGATCGGTTTCCCGGGAATGGCGACGGCGAGGGCGTCGTGGTCGGGCAACCGCGCGAGCGCGATGGGTTTCCCGGGACGGACGCGAACGCGGTGGAAGGCGACTTCGCCGAGGGTCCCTACCGCGTCGATGACGTAATCTTTCTTTCCGACGCTCGTCCCGCCGGTCGTGACGACCACGTCGTGTCGGTCCGCGAGGTCGCCGATCCGCTCCTCGACTCGATCCCCCTCGTCGGGCACCGAGCCCTCGTACGTCGGGTCGTGGCCCCACGATCGGACCAGACTGCAGAGCATCGGCGAGTCGAGGTCGGTGTGACGCTCCTCGTGGATTTCCGTCCCGGTCGCGAGGACGCCGACGGAGAACGGCTCGTACGTCTCGACGGTTTCACGACCCAGATCTCGAAGCAAGATCGCGTCGAGCGCCGACAGGCGCTCGCCCGTGTCGTACAGCCGCTCACCTGCAGTGACGTTCGATCCGCGCTCGTAGACGTAGGTCCCCGCCTCGAGGGTCGGTCGCTCCAGTCGGCCGTCGTCGATCGTCGCGTCTTCGCGCTTGCAGACGGTATCCGCTCGCTCGGGCAGCGGTGCCCCCGTCGCGATTTCGACCGCTTGCCCGGCCTCGATCGCCGGCGGCGTCGACTCCGGGAAGACGCGCTGGTCGACGATCTCGAGCGGGCCCTCGTCGGCCGCGGCGAAGGCGTAGCCGTCCATCGTGGCGCGATCGCTCGAGGGCTGATCGGTCTCGGCGGACACGCTCTCGGCGAGCACTCGGCCGGACAGGTCGTCGAGGGGAACGGTCGTCGTCGTCCTGCCCTCGAGAGCGGCGTCGCGACACGCGAGCGTCCGGTCGATCGCGTCGTCGAGGGCGAGGAGGTCGTCGTGGTCGGTCATACTCACGAATCAGTACGAAGCGAAAAAGCCCTTGTGACATCCTCCCGCGATCCGCCGGTCGACTACGCCGCTTCCGGGGACCGTTCGCCGTCTGCTTCGCCTCGCTCCTGGTCGGCTCGGACCGCATCGATCGCCGGCTCGAGTTCGTCGTACAACTCCTCGACCTCTTCGGGAAACACTTCGACGGGTTTCGCCTGGCTGTGCGTGTGGATGCGGACGCGATCGCGGTGACGGTAAGTGCGGTAGACGCTCCAGAGCCCGAACAGGACCATGCCGACCCCGACGAAGGCGTTTTCGGAGATCGAGTAGAGGCCGACCCCGGCGAGCGCGAGGCTCAGTATCGTAAGAAACCAGTTGAACGACTCGTTACTCACTTCGCTGACGTTGGTGTAGGGGACGCTCGTCGTTTCGGCGTCTTTGCGGACGAGGACGCGACGGTCGGTGACCGCGATCTCGTCACCCGAGCGAAGCCCGC from Natronorubrum halophilum encodes:
- a CDS encoding Zn-ribbon domain-containing OB-fold protein; translated protein: MTQTIPVDHAFVCESCGNRWYYTRDRCAECRSTAIDSYQLQQGEVVAATTVHATPPGVRSPNRLGLVQFEHGVTLIAQLRDDSAAGDTVRFGSISILRDGDQPVSGPRLGGLE
- a CDS encoding thiolase C-terminal domain-containing protein, translating into MTDAFVTGVGMTRFESESSSAVLELAERAAWRALSDAAVEPKDVTSVHVGNMAAEAFAERTGIENALCGSLGVEGAIADRIENTSASGASAVLRAVHALEAGASSCALVVGVETMSSAETAVATELISRLVHDREYAQGVTLPSFAGLAADHYLRTYDVDPSALAQVAVKNHRNAAANPYAQFQRSITLETALNSPPVAEPLRLYDCCPMSDGAAALVLETTGDDVRIAGITGATGTHAVAERPSPLEIESVERAGEQALSDAGITRDDVDVACIHDAFTILELLELEELGFYDRGDAWRATADGETSLDGQLPVNPGGGLKARGHPLGATGVSQVIELTWQLRGDAPEERRVADPETGLALNVAGFGNNAVCTILEVP
- a CDS encoding CaiB/BaiF CoA transferase family protein; its protein translation is MTTGDRILDGVRVVDLTTFVTGGFCSLMLANQGAEVIKVERPGVGDDNRHSGPPFIDGESPYFWTVNYGKKSVELDLKTEAGREALYDLAGEADVFLQNYRPGTAERLDVDEETIRLHNEEIVYCAISAFGQTGPWRERPGYDLMIQGMSGIMSVTGEDGRRPVKVGLPMTDLITGMWAAFGISNALYRRERTGEGEYIDLGMLDAALPWLTKQAGKVFAGDSPSRMGTKDPVLAPYQTFETADGYLNVACLNQKLWKALCEAIDRPELTDDDRFETNADRVEHMAELETELEKTFGELTTDEWMTLLVEEAGIPAGPVYDVEDALYNEQTAARESVTSIEHPEHGEIPVIEHPLKYDRSSSGFESPPPKLGEDTRSVFRDLGYDEDELNDLTDRGAFGTE
- a CDS encoding molybdopterin molybdotransferase MoeA encodes the protein MTDHDDLLALDDAIDRTLACRDAALEGRTTTTVPLDDLSGRVLAESVSAETDQPSSDRATMDGYAFAAADEGPLEIVDQRVFPESTPPAIEAGQAVEIATGAPLPERADTVCKREDATIDDGRLERPTLEAGTYVYERGSNVTAGERLYDTGERLSALDAILLRDLGRETVETYEPFSVGVLATGTEIHEERHTDLDSPMLCSLVRSWGHDPTYEGSVPDEGDRVEERIGDLADRHDVVVTTGGTSVGKKDYVIDAVGTLGEVAFHRVRVRPGKPIALARLPDHDALAVAIPGKPIGAYVIAALVARPLFTGDRTTATLERTITRDVGLGPEGFEYAIPVTLEGEDATPLGHVDSPLEVYEETFDPSVLSSSTRAATADGFVLTTAALDAGTRVDVIPTAVLE